One part of the Bicyclus anynana chromosome 8, ilBicAnyn1.1, whole genome shotgun sequence genome encodes these proteins:
- the LOC112049980 gene encoding pupal cuticle protein, protein MKSMIVVSCLVLAAQAGWVGPPANIALSQDGRNILDTPEVAQARAAHLSALQQAGQNNPNPQDDGSYNPAWNNEEFWQRDNNKWNGAQANQWNNGNQWNSAPAPAWNAAGHAPAPVAETPEVAQARAAHLAALNSAHSGPSNQWNNGNNGQWNAASDNGQWNAGNDNGQWNAGNDDGQWRSGNEGQWNGNNQNQWNGNHQNQWNGAPSWQGPPAQIRLANNGAGILDTPEVAAARAAHLAAHAQVAPAHGHGQQRW, encoded by the coding sequence ATCGTTGTATCTTGTTTAGTGCTGGCGGCACAGGCCGGATGGGTGGGCCCGCCCGCCAACATCGCACTGTCTCAGGACGGCCGCAACATCCTCGACACTCCCGAGGTAGCACAAGCGCGCGCCGCCCACCTCTCTGCCCTGCAGCAAGCCGGACAGAACAACCCCAACCCACAAGACGACGGCTCCTACAACCCCGCCTGGAACAACGAGGAATTCTGGCAACGCGACAACAACAAATGGAACGGTGCTCAGGCTAACCAGTGGAACAACGGAAACCAATGGAACTCCGCTCCCGCCCCAGCGTGGAACGCCGCCGGTCACGCACCCGCCCCCGTCGCCGAGACCCCCGAAGTAGCCCAGGCCCGCGCCGCCCACCTCGCCGCCCTCAACTCTGCCCACTCCGGTCCCAGCAACCAGTGGAACAATGGCAACAACGGCCAGTGGAACGCGGCTAGCGACAACGGTCAATGGAACGCCGGAAACGACAATGGCCAATGGAACGCCGGTAACGACGATGGTCAATGGCGCTCGGGAAACGAAGGCCAATGGAACGGTAACAACCAGAACCAATGGAACGGCAACCACCAAAACCAGTGGAACGGTGCTCCCTCCTGGCAAGGACCCCCCGCCCAGATCAGACTGGCCAACAACGGCGCCGGTATCCTGGACACTCCTGAGGTAGCCGCCGCACGCGCCGCCCACTTAGCCGCGCACGCGCAGGTCGCCCCCGCCCACGGTCACGGCCAACAACGCTGGTGA